agttaaatatattatatgtttttcaataattaaattaatatagaataattaaataatattattactaaaaaaaagttttattTGTGTTTATACTAATTAGCTAAGCTACCTTAAATAAAGGGATGCTTAATAAacttttgattaaatatatgatgcattttatacaataaatactattcttactaacatctggtataactttattataaaaatgtatatccttctataaagaatttaaagtatttttgaacatagaaaaggaatatatttatatcttatgttttGATGATTGTccttcaaaaaattaaataccgtataaatataaaaaatgcaaaatcctatcattactataatccttaaagtatataaatagtcatttttttaaatatattaaatatttacatacttgtttctaatacaataaaccaatgttttattaaaattatagtattttcaaattaagttattttacttacatctatatgcaaattatataaatttatattgtttttaatgaatatagataaattcataattcattttaatcatttctataactttatttttattcctacatattccaatttagaagtattctttatttagtaattttataatgttttccatatttttccaCCTTTAAAGCGGCAATTAGCACAGAACCCATATTTATTATGCTATTCATAAGcataaataagtctttgaatatatactgtttttaaaataatactttgtaaatgttaaatatataacacataaataagtattgatacaaattttaaagtataatataaaactatgtgTATTAGGTTAGTATATTTCCGTTTGagaggagagataagggacgtatgcttttttaagacaaggatATAACCATATATGATTTACCTATTCTACACAGTTTAattatttcttatattttctCCCATTAAAGTTTTTAATTCatgtataaattaaaaatagcttagaattattacttttattaatatatagtttccttttatattttataataaactatatttagttCTATAAtgtaaaagtatataattattaatattattttgcttggTACTGGTAGTCTAATGTTATCGCACTAAAGCatacttaaataaatgttataatatttcatttgatcTTGTATACATACAATTTAATCCGATCACacctttaataatatatataatgaatttataccCATGTAGTGTATCAAAtgaatttaatgattttttcatatttaatactttatctattgttattactatatCACTGTATTGTACAGCGGAATAATTAATGcgcttaataaaaatactttaaatcgATGTATGATATTTCCTCGTTTCATAGTTTTTAAATCAAGtattttaaaacatatattatttagcaataacaatatatttgtgaatttgtatgtatataataacctaataaacatattattagttcaaattaattattacatactttTCCCATGtactttgcattaatatataattgtatatgtttcccaaatttaacatatttcaatattagtaattggtataatattttactatattaGAACAACAGCGATAttctatatatcatattatttacaattattagaactataacattatattttattaatatacttatgttttttcttttaactattttaaaatataatatatttccaatttatttatacctcaaaactataaagcttaaaaattaatagtgattaatctattattttaccttatgataaataaattaaagtatataatgcaacttctattaatacaaaataatagtagctacaattaaaacttcaaaaaatcttagaagcataataatatatatagataatactatattgtcgattctcgatcggtattttatgaatatctattattactgTTTGGTTGTtaaaatacaatttaaatcaaaataataatgacacaaataataatttttactaaataaaatattccatgaaataaagaaacatatggTGTTATGTggataattcaatatagcttTGGGTTATCAAGACTTATATAATACCCAATTGTgatatagcataatatgaaatcatacataaaaatttctatattaatatatgcaatatagacattttattttaatcatattaaatcggcatgaacactcaattgtatatattatactttatgagAATTATGGTATTGCCCCTTTCATATTAGTTTATACCCATTTTTTGATTGCATATTTAGACAGCATCCCAAATTAAGCATACGaggtaataaatattatcaaattataaacaaattaataaaaatatagccCTAACCCAAAACATAGATTACATAGAACAAAACTATAACTTATAGTACATAACCCTGACACAAAATACGAGTTTCCCAAAATGCAACTCTAAAACTTAGCATagcttataattttattaataagtgcgtttaaattattacataatatatatgcatgaaaatatggaaaaatgAGATTTTGACAAACACTAAACaaagatatattaattatatattaaattaaatatatataataatataacaaataaTTAAATCAAATTCCATCATTCTATAAATTGTAAAAAGTGTAACATTTATGCCataaaatatcaaatatattatttttaatcatttaaacaagtataataaaacataataataaagagtGGTTATCTTGgtaatttttctaatttaaagcgaaaatttaataatttccAACATTTCTTAATTATGGAAAACGTATACGGTATAAATAGTATTCCTAAGTACCACGCTCCAGATACCACTATCAAAAATTGTGATACCATAAATATCATCATCTTCttaaatagttttttttcatgtttttttatctttccattaattttaaatttcttataattattacttgatttaattttattatattcatcttCAAAATTGTCATCTTCACTCTCCAAGaaattttcttcattttccaATTTATTAAAGTCTTCATATTCTGATACAgaaatattttcatctttttttgttattctTTTGTCTTGTATCGGTTGTATTGCTATTTCGCTATTCCTTTTATTATCAAGCTCTTTTTTTACTTCTTCTAATTCTTTTCGAAGTTCGCCAATTAactttttagtttttttatctacattatttaaatcgGGTAATGTATTACTTTCTTTATGCTTCTTTATTTGTGAATTTATAGCATTtcgaatatatataatttcttcGTCATCATCATTGTAGTCATTAAGTTGATTTGCAAGACTCAACGTTGATTGATAAAAACTATTTAAATCGAATCGGTTATCTGCATCTGCTAATATCCTATTATTTCTAAAGTTTATTACATCTCTTTCAAGGCATAATTCCTGCaaagaaatgaaatatttattaacatgtgtgtaattaattttaattgtttCTTTAACTTAAGTGTTTTACCAATACAtgaaacaataatataaggTTAATGTAAAACAAATAGATACAAAAactataatgaaatattattaataataaaagaaaatggtGTGTAACTTACATTTGGGgcatattcaaaaaaacaaataataattgaaaaaagaacatattttaaaatactaATTCTCATTTTTAACtttattcattaaataaatgaaataatgatgataacaTCATATTTACTAGTTTTTTGTTCtaaaatttatgaataagtgaatatatatatatatatatatatatatatatataatcggaattatttcatttattaactTTTTGCACTTTCTATGGAATTAATGTGTAGCCATTGTGATATATTTcgttatattcattaaaagtttttatggatataaatattatatattttttcaaataaatattaacctttctataaaaaatataccatttttaatataatttataatacattattatatttagtGATACAGttctaatattttatgaacttatatatttccattattcCTTATATATGacaaactaataaatatcaattaaaataataaaatattagatacatatatattttatatactaaTACACACAAACATATAATGAAAACTTAAAAGGTATCGTTTctatttacatttaaatggtttataatttattatgttttataattattttctgctattttaaatattacttAACAAAGCcttatattttatctttttctcaacttacatatatttttagacCCTGatctttaatatttttatttataataataatctcacacatgaaatatattatttctgttcaaatcatataaaatatgtatatccCCCAAATAAATCACCACACTATAACAGTAAATACAACCAATAACAAAAATGGtataaattgtataaaaaCATATTCACGGAATTACCGATTCATCATCATCCCCAAATCTTAAATCATAATTTAATTACTCTattaactttttatttttctcatttCACAAACATATATTATCACACCTATAACACTTAAACACTATATCACCTCTATTTTTACACATCTTAATCACAGAgcaaaaaatacaataaataatttaaatataaaatcccATCATATACCAAATATATTGATTAATTCCCTCCTTTTTTAATCAAAACATACAGAAATTATAAttgtaattataattatgattataattttatttataataatgaacgAAATATATCTgacttatttaaaatttatatactcTTAAATTCATACTATAAATCCTAAACCCTTtcatcattttattttttttattgcatttttatttttttttattaaatttttatttaattttgttttgttttatatttatatatttttttaattttattataatgtgTATCAATTTGCAAGAAATGTATATCATTACTATCATcaacaatatataattttgacCGTTTAACGAATAATAGTAGAAAAATTCTATTAAAATTTCAattaaagtaaaaaataaaactacaGAAAACATAATTCACCATAGTGTAAAATTTATCATCCTATTGTTATGATGAATTGGAATATTATTGGTGTAGTTATAATAATTGCAACCATATATAAACAATCCATTTCACCATAAATTAAACTctttaatacataaaaatgtaaaaaacaTCCATACTCAAATAAaggataaaaataacaaaactactatttatttttgattggGTTTCtctatattttaaattatcgaTTTTCATTAAGTACTATATCCatgtatacattttttttcaaatccATATAAACACTTACAAAATCCTATAtagatattttataaaactaTGCTTTAATTTTAGCTAACTATGAAAAGCAAAAATTTGTATTCCCATAACGTgtaacatataaaatattatatataattaatttaatctactattttaaatattataatattagaaaaattaaaatcataatatttttggtGCTCTATAATTTATGTACGTTATTTTTCTTCCCTTGCAACGaattcatttaaataaacAAGTCAATTTTATAAACCTGATAAAACATAAccattaaaaatttatatgtcCATAACCCGTaccatataaaatattataatattagaaaaattaaaatcataatatttttggtGCTCTATAATTTCTGTACTTTATTTTTCCTCTCTTGCAACCCGTTCATTGAAACAAAGAATAAGTCAAATTTAGAAATCTGATGAAACATaaacattaaaaatttgagataaaaaaattcacatttaaataattatataaatttattttttcatttttgaataattattaattttttataaattcctTGCATATTCGTTTGCTTCTATTTTAAATCTATTTATATAACCTTTTTTAcactttttaaattcatattttacttatccaaaaatgaataaaggATATATTAAGATTGCTTTGACACTTTTAAGTCTCACAGGATATATGCAAAATGGAGCATTTGCAACCGAACATGCTGAAAATGTTGCTAATAAAGCCAACTCCGTCCACCATGAATCAGCGTATGAAAATAtcgaaaaatatttacatataatataaatatccaTATTCCTCAAACCCTTCCCTTCATAatcattaaaaattctaaatctcattttataaattaatttctTTCTTTTGTTTTACCCATTAAAAATAATCTCATTTTCACCAATAATATTTCGAATCCAAGATTTGACAAATACAAAGACATGGCATGTTATAgtatttatgaaaatttagtAGCAATAGATCATGCAAACAATACTTCAGAACTATTAATAAAACTTTCTGAGACTAGTACAGACGATTATTCGACCCATCCCACAGAAAATGgagataaaattatatattctaagaaaattggaaatatggATATTGGAAGACTTCATCTTACGATCCCATCTGCCTCTAACGTATCAAATACCAAACaatatttaacatataaaaataacttcaaattaaataatcattattatatatatccatatttttatttttcattagtaCTATGACGTAATAGAGGAACTCTGGGATTTCAATGATACCCAAAAATACAATTACAAGTTTATTAAGggtacataaaaaataatcaataaatttaatatctcTTATCACTATTTACGCATCTTTCATTTTACTATTCATTGtctattattttcatttatatctcCAAAATAATCATATTGTTAGGAAGTCTTGCTCGTGTATACTCCAAAGATTTAATCATCTTTGAAAAACTTAACATAGATCCTAAATATATACCCTtcgtaaaaaaatatgttttagcCGCAAAAGTTAAAGTAAGggcattttttttccattattcatattattatacatattatacattaatttacataatacatatattttttttattcattttgtaGAATTCAAATGACACAACTGTAATTCTTTGTCCTTCAAGAGCTCTAAATTATCTCGGTAAAATTGATGATGAACCTAATATGAAAGAAATATTAGAAAATACACAATTAATCGAAACTGAAATAGATCCTGAGGAAGCATTAATCAAATTGGGTACTAATATATCCGGATTTGTAATTAAAAAAGTGGAAAATGATCAAGTTGATGTTACTTATATCAACGCTGTAAGCAatctcaaaaaataataatttttttctcattttacCATTTATCGAAAATCTACTTTATAactcatatattttatgacattCACACACAAAATAttgacatattttatatatttatccatttttttcgtaGATTTATGATGATGGAAATTCTACAAAGTATTTCTACGATAAAAAAGAGAGATATCACGCATATATGAATATCCTAAGCTTAGCACAACGTATTTGATCGAGTAAACAACAATATACCCCAAATATAACCCTTTCAACACTTTAATATTGggatacatattttaatcaaattaatttataattatccgTAATTCCTATTTAAATTGCTATCAcagcattttttttgttttaaaaattattatttagtaTGTAATTTCTCCTTCCGTTTGAATTCAAATATATTCAATGTATTCATTTTTGTGAAGAAATCAATGCTATAATtctattactttttttacgttaaaaatttatgtttcgtacttttattattatcataaaacTTAAAACTTTTTAGTAATTAATTGTATATCAATATACTTATCATTTACTTTGTCCACTCAAATATaacttaaatatatatctatatttgttgattgtctattataataatatgcaatatatttaattaatattaaaaataaacgaccgtctattttaaattataatgtaAACAATCTATTAaaacacattttattataattttatacattcatatataacatatgttacaattttatataggattcatatattaaattcaaataactCTCCCATCAAATAAATCAAATGTCTTTATATTGTGGTACGTATACATCAATTGAGCCTTAAACTCCAATTAACACTTcttatataaa
This genomic window from Plasmodium yoelii strain 17X genome assembly, chromosome: 7 contains:
- a CDS encoding fam-b protein → MRISILKYVLFSIIICFFEYAPNELCLERDVINFRNNRILADADNRFDLNSFYQSTLSLANQLNDYNDDDEEIIYIRNAINSQIKKHKESNTLPDLNNVDKKTKKLIGELRKELEEVKKELDNKRNSEIAIQPIQDKRITKKDENISVSEYEDFNKLENEENFLESEDDNFEDEYNKIKSSNNYKKFKINGKIKKHEKKLFKKMMIFMVSQFLIVVSGAWYLGILFIPYTFSIIKKCWKLLNFRFKLEKLPR
- a CDS encoding fam-a protein — translated: MNKGYIKIALTLLSLTGYMQNGAFATEHAENVANKANSVHHESAFDKYKDMACYSIYENLVAIDHANNTSELLIKLSETSTDDYSTHPTENGDKIIYSKKIGNMDIGRLHLTIPSASNYYDVIEELWDFNDTQKYNYKFIKGSLARVYSKDLIIFEKLNIDPKYIPFVKKYVLAAKVKNSNDTTVILCPSRALNYLGKIDDEPNMKEILENTQLIETEIDPEEALIKLGTNISGFVIKKVENDQVDVTYINAIYDDGNSTKYFYDKKERYHAYMNILSLAQRI